From the genome of Blautia pseudococcoides, one region includes:
- a CDS encoding MFS transporter, which translates to MGDRESKKRNGISKSLKRFFGVGDFGFSFMTNIETYYFTYFLTNIAEFTLPVVTMITTIASVVDAALSWIYGVILDTVKPMKWGRYRSWLVIIPWLVPFLYAFQFIRVGSGTAAAILIIVATITSHLAWNIPFVANISMINMASKTPEDRMALSSSRAIWQSLGRVFYSYVGPAAVSLFAGLVGEKNSYGATAFVFAALMAAGYFAHFKMFEGYEETGAQARARMQKEQMERKAKGNQSKGNGLIKCLTTNPYLLGLTVADLAKYVYSFVASGIAVYYFTYVARRPGLTATFILISSLLGVIASYLSKAAAKKFSARNTVIYAYLAMTVVLVLGFLFYQNAWMVIFMVSLAQFCCTMTNACGPALYADCAIYSEYKTGTNATGLIMGLSNIPLKIGVVSRGILISACLAFAGFNLETVEQGITSPQLERGISMGFTVIPAIAVGLGALIMIFGFRLTRTKMEQYSAELEKRRQ; encoded by the coding sequence ATGGGGGATAGGGAAAGCAAAAAACGTAATGGGATCAGCAAGTCACTAAAAAGATTTTTTGGCGTGGGGGATTTTGGTTTTTCTTTTATGACCAATATTGAAACTTATTATTTTACATATTTTCTTACAAACATTGCCGAGTTCACGCTGCCGGTCGTAACTATGATCACAACCATCGCAAGTGTGGTGGATGCCGCGTTATCCTGGATCTACGGAGTTATACTGGACACAGTCAAGCCTATGAAATGGGGGCGCTACCGCTCCTGGCTGGTGATCATTCCATGGCTTGTGCCCTTTCTGTACGCCTTCCAGTTTATCCGTGTGGGGAGCGGCACAGCGGCGGCCATCCTGATCATCGTCGCTACCATAACAAGCCATCTTGCCTGGAATATTCCGTTTGTCGCCAACATTTCCATGATCAACATGGCATCCAAAACACCGGAGGACCGCATGGCACTGTCCTCATCAAGAGCCATCTGGCAGTCACTGGGACGGGTCTTCTACTCCTATGTAGGCCCTGCAGCGGTTTCTCTTTTTGCCGGCCTGGTAGGAGAAAAGAACTCCTATGGCGCTACAGCCTTTGTCTTTGCCGCTCTGATGGCCGCAGGTTATTTCGCCCACTTTAAAATGTTTGAAGGCTATGAGGAAACCGGCGCCCAGGCACGTGCCAGAATGCAGAAGGAACAGATGGAGCGGAAAGCAAAGGGGAACCAGTCAAAAGGAAACGGGCTGATCAAATGCCTGACCACCAATCCTTACCTTCTGGGCCTTACCGTAGCGGACCTTGCCAAATATGTATACAGCTTTGTGGCAAGCGGAATTGCTGTCTATTATTTTACCTATGTGGCACGCAGGCCCGGCCTCACCGCCACTTTTATTCTGATCTCCAGCCTTCTGGGTGTTATCGCCTCGTACTTGTCAAAGGCAGCAGCCAAGAAATTCTCCGCCAGGAATACCGTGATCTATGCCTATCTGGCAATGACGGTTGTACTGGTGCTGGGCTTTTTATTTTATCAGAATGCCTGGATGGTCATTTTCATGGTGAGCCTGGCACAGTTTTGCTGTACCATGACCAACGCCTGCGGGCCTGCCCTGTATGCAGACTGTGCCATCTACAGCGAATACAAAACCGGCACGAACGCTACCGGACTTATTATGGGACTCAGCAATATCCCGCTGAAGATCGGCGTGGTCAGCCGCGGTATTTTGATCAGCGCATGTCTGGCATTTGCAGGCTTTAATCTGGAAACTGTAGAACAAGGGATCACCTCACCCCAGCTTGAAAGAGGCATCAGTATGGGATTCACTGTCATACCCGCCATCGCAGTGGGCCTTGGTGCCCTGATCATGATCTTTGGCTTCCGTCTTACCAGGACCAAGATGGAACAATATTCCGCAGAACTGGAAAAACGCAGACAATAA
- a CDS encoding uroporphyrinogen decarboxylase family protein yields the protein MLTKRQNLMETITGGEPDRFVNQYEAFKLIQNPLGLHNPNPKYGEMNVVNGWGITRSWPAGTPGAFPVHTPEKVVIKDITHWKDYVHAPSVKFTDAEWEPFIKQAEETDRNEYYAMAFVAPGLFEQCHHLGEIQSTLINLYEEPEAMHELIDYLTEFELRLAEEICTHLKPDGLFHHDDWGSQTSTFMSPEMFEEFYLPGYKKIYGYYKSHGVDLIVHHSDSYAATFVPYMIDMGVDIWQGVMTTNHVPELIQKYGGQISFMGGIDSAKVDFEGWSREVIAREVKRACDENGKHYYIPNASIGLPTSTYDGVYDVISEEIEKYSREVFS from the coding sequence ATGTTAACCAAAAGACAGAATTTAATGGAAACTATAACCGGCGGAGAGCCGGACCGTTTTGTAAACCAGTACGAGGCCTTCAAACTCATCCAGAACCCGCTGGGCCTTCACAATCCCAATCCCAAATACGGGGAAATGAATGTGGTAAACGGCTGGGGGATCACCCGTTCCTGGCCGGCAGGCACTCCGGGGGCATTTCCGGTCCACACCCCGGAAAAAGTGGTGATCAAGGACATCACCCACTGGAAAGACTACGTGCATGCACCCAGTGTCAAATTCACCGACGCAGAATGGGAGCCGTTCATCAAACAAGCGGAGGAGACCGACCGGAACGAATATTATGCAATGGCATTTGTAGCACCCGGACTCTTCGAGCAGTGCCATCACCTGGGTGAGATCCAGTCCACTCTGATCAATCTCTATGAAGAGCCGGAAGCCATGCATGAACTGATCGACTACCTCACTGAATTTGAACTTAGGCTGGCGGAGGAAATCTGTACCCATCTAAAGCCTGACGGTTTGTTCCATCACGATGACTGGGGCAGCCAGACCTCCACCTTCATGTCTCCTGAGATGTTTGAAGAATTTTACCTGCCCGGCTATAAAAAGATATACGGCTATTACAAATCACACGGTGTAGATCTGATCGTTCATCACTCTGACTCCTATGCCGCCACCTTCGTGCCATACATGATCGACATGGGTGTAGATATCTGGCAGGGTGTCATGACCACCAATCATGTGCCTGAGCTGATCCAAAAATACGGCGGGCAGATTTCCTTCATGGGCGGCATTGACAGTGCAAAAGTGGATTTTGAAGGCTGGTCCAGAGAGGTCATTGCCAGGGAAGTTAAAAGGGCCTGCGATGAAAACGGAAAGCACTATTATATTCCCAACGCGTCCATCGGCCTTCCCACAAGCACATATGACGGCGTTTACGATGTGATCTCAGAGGAGATTGAGAAGTACAGCAGAGAAGTATTCAGCTAA
- a CDS encoding family 43 glycosylhydrolase, with amino-acid sequence MKQMNILPTADCLCREGQQTAWLRPYTMDWNTPESDSLHLEYSYNKSDWYQLNGGNGVWFPDFGSGRIISPALYLLENHGYLVTAGDAEDADRRHLVRTEDFIHYTGASYTGSGREISASYQIKNAPLPDGSLEIPLSVLKELQAVYGKPEPVLLHAVEDINVCVKPGSSPSLPEKITVEYTNGMQEERAVNWNVQAPEDAAGSHTSVFVAGRLQETVYPNPFIYHRADPFIYKHTDGMYYFTASYTDMEHNLEGKYQYLYIILRRSATLGGLADGSGAYEEKVVYERTPIAGGTLSPHIWAPEIHYIEGNWYIYYTTTISDESSWRIRPHCLECRDRDPLCGTWELKGPVVTEVKDDIAFTDFSLDHTHFEHKGKHYFLWAQKTNNTSDIFIARLSNPWTLCTPAVRLSHPEYAWELHGFPVDEGPGVIKHGDKIFLTFSGSGTDALYCVGLLYAEETADLLDAASWKKLPYPVFQSSRATGQFGLGHNSFTKSDDDTEDLIIYHGRQEERYLAEADYQPLYDAGRNASVGKIFWDEDGMPNFSVPSQRIVRKDEDLIVHAKITVK; translated from the coding sequence ATGAAACAAATGAACATACTTCCAACCGCTGACTGCCTGTGCCGGGAAGGCCAGCAGACCGCCTGGCTGCGCCCCTATACAATGGATTGGAACACACCGGAATCTGACAGCCTGCATCTGGAATACAGCTACAACAAGTCAGACTGGTATCAGTTAAATGGAGGCAATGGTGTCTGGTTCCCCGATTTCGGCTCCGGACGGATCATCTCCCCAGCCTTATACCTGCTGGAGAACCACGGCTATCTTGTAACCGCCGGGGATGCAGAAGACGCAGACCGCCGGCACCTTGTAAGAACAGAGGATTTTATTCATTACACAGGGGCCTCTTATACTGGTTCAGGCCGGGAGATTTCTGCTTCTTACCAAATAAAAAATGCGCCTCTTCCTGACGGAAGCCTGGAAATCCCCCTGTCTGTACTGAAGGAACTCCAGGCCGTATACGGCAAACCCGAACCTGTACTGCTTCATGCCGTGGAAGATATCAATGTATGTGTAAAGCCTGGCAGTTCCCCATCCCTGCCTGAGAAAATCACCGTAGAATATACCAACGGTATGCAGGAAGAACGGGCTGTGAACTGGAATGTGCAAGCACCGGAAGACGCTGCAGGCAGCCACACATCTGTATTTGTTGCGGGTAGGCTGCAGGAAACCGTGTACCCTAATCCTTTTATTTATCACCGAGCTGATCCTTTCATTTATAAGCACACAGACGGCATGTATTATTTCACAGCCTCTTACACAGATATGGAACACAACCTGGAAGGAAAATACCAGTATCTCTACATCATACTGCGCCGCTCCGCCACCCTTGGCGGGCTGGCGGACGGTTCCGGCGCCTATGAGGAAAAAGTGGTTTATGAACGCACTCCCATAGCCGGCGGCACTTTGAGTCCCCATATCTGGGCGCCCGAGATCCACTATATTGAGGGAAACTGGTACATTTACTACACCACCACCATCTCCGATGAATCCTCCTGGCGCATCCGTCCTCACTGCCTGGAGTGCAGGGACCGTGATCCTCTTTGCGGAACCTGGGAGTTAAAAGGCCCTGTTGTCACTGAAGTCAAGGATGATATTGCATTTACAGATTTTTCCCTGGACCATACACATTTTGAGCATAAAGGAAAGCATTATTTTCTGTGGGCCCAGAAAACAAATAATACGTCCGACATTTTCATTGCCCGGCTCTCCAATCCCTGGACCCTCTGCACCCCGGCAGTCCGCCTCTCCCACCCGGAATACGCCTGGGAACTCCATGGCTTCCCAGTGGATGAAGGCCCAGGCGTTATCAAACACGGGGATAAGATATTCCTGACCTTCTCAGGCAGCGGCACGGACGCCCTGTACTGTGTGGGACTTCTCTATGCAGAGGAAACAGCAGACCTTCTGGACGCAGCCTCCTGGAAAAAGCTGCCCTACCCTGTGTTCCAGAGCAGCCGTGCAACGGGACAGTTCGGACTTGGGCATAACAGCTTTACCAAATCAGATGATGATACGGAAGACCTGATCATTTACCACGGACGCCAGGAGGAACGATACCTGGCGGAGGCGGATTACCAGCCCCTTTACGACGCGGGGCGCAACGCTTCTGTGGGAAAAATATTCTGGGATGAGGATGGAATGCCTAACTTCTCAGTACCGTCCCAGAGGATCGTGCGCAAAGATGAAGATTTAATTGTCCATGCCAAAATAACTGTAAAATAG
- the glyA gene encoding serine hydroxymethyltransferase encodes MYSLEEIQATDPEIAKCINDEVERQNSHIELIASENWVSKAVMAAMGSPLTNKYAEGYPGKRYYGGCECVDEVERLAVERAKELFDCEYVNVQPHSGAQANMAVFFAMLKPGDTVMGMNLAHGGHLSHGSPANFSGAYFNIVPYGVNDQGVIDYEEVRKIALESKPKLIVAGASAYCRVIDFKKFREIADEAGAYLMVDIAHIAGLVAAGVHPSPIPYAHVTTTTTHKTLRGPRGGMIMCSAEIAKKFNFNKAVFPGIQGGPLMHVVAAKAVCLKEALQPEYKEYQQNIVKNAKALCDGLLKRGINIVSGTTENHLMLVDLRGTGVTGKAMENLLDEANITCNKNAIPNDPESPFVTSGVRLGTAAVTSRGMNTEDMDKIAEAIAIMVKEPEKKEQAKAIVKELTDKYPLNA; translated from the coding sequence AGGTAGAGCGTCAGAACTCCCACATCGAGCTGATCGCATCAGAAAACTGGGTGAGCAAAGCGGTTATGGCTGCTATGGGAAGCCCGCTGACAAACAAATATGCGGAGGGATATCCGGGAAAACGCTACTACGGCGGCTGCGAATGCGTGGATGAGGTGGAGCGTCTCGCTGTGGAACGTGCAAAAGAACTGTTTGATTGTGAATATGTGAATGTACAGCCCCATTCCGGCGCACAGGCCAATATGGCAGTATTCTTTGCCATGCTGAAACCCGGCGACACGGTAATGGGTATGAATCTGGCCCACGGCGGACACCTTTCACACGGAAGCCCGGCAAACTTCTCCGGCGCATATTTCAACATTGTGCCTTACGGAGTAAATGATCAGGGTGTTATTGATTACGAGGAAGTACGCAAAATTGCACTGGAGTCCAAACCCAAGCTGATCGTAGCCGGTGCCAGCGCTTACTGCAGGGTTATTGACTTTAAAAAATTCAGGGAGATTGCCGATGAGGCAGGTGCTTACCTGATGGTAGATATTGCTCATATTGCCGGTCTGGTTGCTGCGGGCGTACATCCAAGTCCCATTCCGTACGCACATGTGACAACTACCACTACACATAAGACCCTGAGAGGCCCAAGAGGCGGTATGATCATGTGCAGTGCTGAGATCGCCAAGAAATTCAACTTTAACAAGGCTGTGTTCCCGGGAATCCAGGGCGGTCCGCTGATGCATGTGGTGGCTGCAAAAGCAGTCTGCTTAAAAGAGGCGCTGCAGCCTGAGTATAAAGAGTATCAGCAGAACATTGTAAAAAACGCCAAAGCGCTGTGTGACGGTCTTCTGAAACGCGGTATCAACATAGTATCCGGTACCACGGAGAACCACTTGATGCTGGTCGATTTAAGAGGTACGGGCGTTACCGGAAAAGCCATGGAGAACCTGCTGGATGAGGCAAACATCACCTGTAATAAAAATGCGATCCCCAATGACCCGGAATCCCCGTTTGTAACAAGCGGTGTGCGTCTGGGAACCGCAGCAGTGACATCCAGAGGGATGAACACAGAAGATATGGATAAGATTGCGGAGGCCATTGCTATCATGGTGAAAGAGCCTGAGAAGAAAGAGCAGGCAAAGGCGATCGTGAAGGAACTGACAGACAAATATCCGTTGAATGCGTAA
- a CDS encoding YfcC family protein, whose amino-acid sequence MNKKKHEFPHAFVILFVILVLMVICTWLVPAGQYNRVEVDGKQVVDADSFQYVESSPVGFMGLFQSIPQGIQDGAALITMIFTIGAAIGLVNSTGALKAAVMTLSKKLGEKHSKLVLIGIMIFFLFIGGFPAMLEGTIPFAAVCIPICLALGYDVITGISVVFIADIVGWSAGPANYYTVGNAQIIGGLELFSGFSYRMAALVVLGIISILYVIRYAEKVRKDPSKGLMAGHDYSDLAGDQEEAAFTGRRKLVVVVFLAAILLIVIGCLKWGWGMPEMSAVYIICGIICGIIAGYKSGKIADELLDGAKSVFIAAMAIGMARAISVVMQQGLILDTIIHGLSGVLKGLPESLTSIGMLAVQTILNFFIPSGSSQALVTMPVLMPVAEITGLSKQLTILAFQFGDGLSNLCYPTMGALIAFLSYGRVPFNKWIKFIMPFMLLAWGACIFLLAAGAVIGY is encoded by the coding sequence ATGAACAAAAAAAAACATGAATTTCCACATGCATTTGTCATTCTGTTTGTCATTTTGGTATTAATGGTAATCTGCACATGGCTGGTTCCTGCGGGACAGTACAACAGAGTGGAAGTAGATGGAAAACAGGTTGTGGATGCGGACAGCTTTCAGTACGTGGAGTCTTCTCCCGTAGGTTTTATGGGATTATTTCAATCCATTCCCCAAGGGATCCAGGATGGAGCTGCTTTGATCACCATGATTTTTACAATCGGTGCCGCAATCGGTCTTGTGAACAGCACAGGGGCTTTAAAAGCCGCAGTTATGACACTTTCCAAAAAACTCGGAGAAAAGCACAGTAAATTGGTACTGATCGGCATCATGATCTTCTTTCTTTTCATTGGAGGATTTCCTGCAATGCTGGAAGGCACCATTCCTTTTGCTGCCGTCTGTATTCCCATATGCCTTGCACTTGGATACGATGTAATAACAGGGATATCCGTCGTATTCATTGCAGATATCGTAGGATGGTCAGCAGGCCCGGCAAACTATTATACTGTTGGAAACGCCCAGATTATCGGCGGGTTGGAATTATTCTCCGGCTTTTCCTATCGTATGGCAGCTCTGGTTGTACTTGGCATCATCAGTATACTCTACGTTATCCGCTATGCTGAAAAGGTACGGAAAGACCCATCAAAAGGGCTTATGGCCGGGCATGACTATTCTGACCTTGCAGGAGACCAGGAAGAGGCTGCGTTTACCGGACGCCGGAAGTTGGTGGTCGTGGTATTTCTGGCTGCTATCCTTCTTATCGTTATTGGCTGCCTTAAATGGGGATGGGGGATGCCCGAGATGTCAGCCGTCTATATCATATGCGGTATCATATGCGGCATCATTGCAGGATACAAGAGCGGAAAGATTGCAGACGAACTTTTAGATGGGGCAAAATCCGTGTTTATTGCGGCAATGGCTATCGGAATGGCAAGAGCGATTTCTGTTGTCATGCAGCAGGGATTGATTCTGGATACCATAATACACGGTCTGTCCGGTGTGCTGAAGGGACTTCCTGAAAGCCTTACCAGTATCGGAATGCTGGCAGTTCAGACCATTCTGAATTTCTTTATCCCCTCAGGAAGCAGTCAGGCGCTGGTCACTATGCCGGTACTAATGCCGGTTGCAGAGATTACCGGCCTCAGCAAACAGCTTACTATCCTGGCATTCCAATTCGGAGACGGCCTCAGCAACTTATGTTATCCTACCATGGGCGCACTTATTGCATTTCTGTCTTATGGACGTGTTCCTTTTAACAAATGGATAAAATTTATCATGCCTTTTATGCTGTTGGCATGGGGCGCCTGTATCTTCCTTCTGGCTGCCGGTGCAGTCATAGGATATTAA
- a CDS encoding lipocalin-like domain-containing protein: MVFNEKMEQYVMYFCTSSTYKKSSICFATADEPEGGTLGRFSLEKGTPYVTVELNGRNYEGVMIEMKEEAGNRTMCFTAAGDNNETIWGVHYFKQEDK; the protein is encoded by the coding sequence GTGGTTTTTAATGAGAAGATGGAACAATATGTGATGTATTTTTGTACCAGCTCCACCTACAAGAAATCTTCGATCTGTTTTGCCACAGCAGATGAACCGGAAGGCGGAACATTGGGCCGTTTTTCCCTGGAAAAAGGAACTCCATATGTGACGGTTGAACTGAATGGTCGGAATTATGAAGGGGTGATGATCGAGATGAAAGAAGAGGCCGGAAACCGGACCATGTGTTTCACGGCGGCGGGAGACAACAACGAAACGATCTGGGGTGTACATTATTTTAAGCAGGAGGACAAATAA